The Theobroma cacao cultivar B97-61/B2 chromosome 2, Criollo_cocoa_genome_V2, whole genome shotgun sequence genome includes the window gttttaaatagtttatgtATGATGTTTActtattgctttattttatctatttaggcataatttatatacatggcTAATAATCTGTCATTGCGGAGCATCTTGGATGCAAATAAACTCATTGGCCCAAACTTCCTCGATTGGTTTCGAAACCTCAAGATCGTCTTGAAACAAGAGAAGAAATCCTATGTCCTTGACACTTCTATTCCACCAGTCCTTGCTACTCATGCTAGTGTTGAGGATAAGGAAGCATATCAATGTCATAAAGATGATAATGATCAGGTAGCATGCGTGATGCTAGCCAGTATGACCCCTGAGCTCCAAAAGTAGCATGAACATATGAATGTCCAATCCATGATTCTTCACCTTAGAGAACTATTCGATAAGGAGGGGTGTGCTGAGAGATATGTGATCTCTAAAGAACTATTTTGATGCAAGATGGCAGAAGGCAGTTCTGTAGACCCCATCTGCTGAAGATGATTGGACTTATCAAGAGACTTGGACAATTAGGATTAGCAATGGATCATGAGCTAAGTATAAACTTAGTTCTACAATCTCTTCTTGACAGCTTTAGTCAGTTCATGTTGAACTTCCATATGAATCGATTAAAAGCCACTCTTCCCGAACTTTTGAATATGCTAGACACGGTAAAGAAGTCCATCAGGAAAGATAAGGGATCATTActtcttgtttcttcttctaagGCTCATACGAAGCAACAGAAGAAGAAAGCCCAAAACGGGAAGAAGGTAAAATCCCAAAATGAGAAAGCCTTGAAGCCTAAGGGAGGTGTCAAAAAGGACAAAGACAAGGACATTTGCCAGCATTGTGGCAAACTTGGGCATTGGAGGAGGAACTACAAGGAGTACCTAGCTACTgtgaacaagaaaaaaaagcttaTTGAAGCTTCTGATTCAAGTACCATTTGCTAAATAATTctactttatatattaaagGTATATGATACCTCAAAGTTGGTTCTCATATGTTTGACATATTGTAGGGACCAAAGATAAAGATGAGTAGGATCTTGGCTGAGGAGGTGACCATATGGATGGACTACCTAAAGCATTAAATGCTACTTTGGATGGTTACACTCCTATTTATCTTGACATGTTGGATAATTTATttggatatttttgaaacattaattATGTGATTGCCATGGGAATGGCTGgtgaaacattttatctttAGCATTTAGATGTGGAAGCTTATATGTTTCAAGTTTGAATAATTAtgtcatatttaattatccaTGCTTCATGTTTATCCTTGCAATgatatttgatcaattatgaaatatgttcAATTGAACAAAAGATTGAAtattaattcatataaaatggAACTTTCTTAAGAGCAAAACATAGAGATGAATGTTCAAGAAAGAAAGTAACTTCATATTGTAATATGACTCGGTCCATATCTCTCCAACATAAAAGCCCATTATGATATTCCAAACCAATATGATTACAAGCATACATTGAGATGTTTATACATCATGGAATGTTCAaaagagtttgaatattaTTCTGACAAAGGATCTTGGATTTAGTTGGAGCCCAATGacaataaaaagtttaaagggGCCAAATGGCATAACATAGAGTGACACATGCATATAATGCATACAACATAGTCTAGTTGGAGTGGTCCCAAGGAGCAAAAGGGattatacatgtatataaataaagtcatATACATCCTATTATGAAGGGCTCAAATAGGAAGATATTTAGATTGTTAGTTTATGGAACTAATAAAGGGTTCTGAACATTGCTAATGTAACAATGGAGCCATAATAGTAGAACTTGGGTCTCATTGGATCTAGATATAGTAATATGACATGATGTGTTGCATAGACATTTCAAAGAtagataaaaacaattaaccaCATTGAAGGGCATAAGCGAGTCTACATGGAGACACGATTGCTAGATGGATTTGAATCCACATATGATGAGGTAGTAATTGGCTTTGTGCTAGTGGGAggtgttgggatgagccctgcAGCTAActgggattggttaaggcttgattctaatcatgcaacaacatcattcatgttgaatgattaaaggttttccttcataaATAACACATCAATTATGTAGTACcccgtattttgatacggtggctaataaagtttatggatgtcaattgaggttaattatcaagttaaaaagggtaattaaGAAGTGAACTTGTGAAATCTCTATCTCTatagacacataactagaagtagacgtgATAAAacggactaggggtaatttcatcattttctttagtgagcccctaaaagtatgctttcaaaaattattaaggcttaagtaggcctaaggcacaaatgattgatgaaaataaggataaaatgatgaaggacatagaaataatgataatttccatggtagaggcaaaatggtcattttgcatctcgagtctaaatttttatgttttcatgaacccgagtatttctagactattatggactttgtcacAGTGTCGAAAGAGTAAAAGTTgtacaaaggatgggaggaagacaaagtcaccatgttaagggcattttggtaatttatgtgagaaatggataaattttatatataaatatctaaagctccagcaattttcagcagctttcagccatttcttctccccttcccatctcacgtttttTCACCTCCATGGGAGtctcccttaaagcttccataactttatCTTTCTAGCTTCAATTTCCATGCATATAAGCACTTTtccatagggtttttcatgctccTTCACTTCTACACCTTAAggaccctcaaaagtctttcctcaatactttctctcactagttggaagtttagagagagaaagaaagagggattttccatgatagcttgagtattctcaagaaggaattcaactacaaatttaccaaggtgagtaatgaattaggattgattttaggttgttgataatggctagtaattggagttgtgagtgttttatcattaaggttgtttattcactctTAGGGTGACTAGAGTGGTGTAAATAactagccacttaatggcaattggaagcaaGTTAagaataactagtagaacttgatttaggaaagagcttttggaattatattaatgccaatttgggttggtggtgatgttgtgtgtgtataggttccaacaaggcctcacatgtccatttagagcattagttgaggctagagtcaagcaaaagaatcaacaagaccggtgagtgaacttgcatttcaaattgttttgggaagtgcttacatgtttaaatgaatcatttgaaagttcatttgttttgctttaaaattatacatagggaacaagcctttggtgaaatATTTCTATCTTATGAAAATGTGCCATATAAATGGTTCATGCGTTataacaagaaaatggctctatttctcactgcagcgagaaactctcgggttttgggGGTCACACTAGCCtggttctcgctacagcgagaaactttcagGTTCTAGTGCAGTGATTTCACTTttacaaagattttgactacTTTCCTCTCataactgggaaaagtggtaaacataaaacttGTATCCCTACCTCTTAGttttctaatggtccaaaaatcaggtcaattggacttctttagtgggagatatgcttgaaaaactgaaatatatgcaaacgagactatttctcgctgcagcgagaaacttgctgccatgcttgctaccttgcttgattttgacatatttttctcccatttaacttcatggattgatcatgggtttgtACAACACTATGatgttattaatcaaagtttgaaatgaggggtttttagtaagaaattaaatcaattgcattgtttttgaaacaagtgcatcatgatttccaagttctctttatcgattgcttgttcccttcttatgttcactcattgagttttatactcacatttttaaacttcatgttttcatatttggAGGCAATtaggacctagattgagtgtccacatatgctcgtcttcttggtaggtactatagCATCTTAGTAGCGgtaccttcacttaaagtTACTCCGCTAATAGTTGAGAGTCTTTTGTTTGTGTACacatatatgtaatgtaaactagtaagagtcatgttataaatgaagtatgtatatgtttgattgatgatgatgccctTATGAGACGGCAACGAATGACAgtactttgagataatacaaaaatgaatattcgattgctataaaatattatcgaaacattttttgttgaaaagtttaatatgtggttttataaatgatggttgggattaatgatcgggattgcataaataggcttgcttgggtttagtgggctatgcccattgggcccatgatCGGTCATAGCCCGAAATTTAGGCTGTGACAAATTATAacaagttataagtctaattggatgaagtccatgagattaatatgccttgcaagggaattgtaatgggttgcatttatgagatccttatgcatcaaagcgtaatctcaaaatgttcctggtcaatgtatcattaaGACTGGACATTAATGATACTTAGAGACTGGAACTGTAGTACCTCATATTTTGATAcagtggctaataaagtttacgaatgccaattgaggttaattatcgagttaaaaagggtaattcagaagtgaacttgtgaaatctcgatctctatagacacataactagaagtagatgcGATAATGCgaccaggggtaatttcataatttcttttggtgagctcctacgagtgggGTTTCttgatgctattaaggtctaaataggcctaaggaaggaataaatgatgtttatgatggtaaataaatgaagaagataaaaataatgataatttccatgataggggcaaaatggtcattttgcatctcgggtctaaatttttatgtttttgtaaactcgagtatttctagactattatggacctgtccctagtgtcaaaagagtaaaaggttgcacaaaggatgagaggaagacaaagtcaccatgttaagggcattttggtaatttatgtgagatatggataaactttagatataaatatctaaagctttagcaatttctagcagcttccagccatttcttctttctttcccctctcatgtttcttcatctccatgggagcctctcttaaagcttccataactttctctctctagcttcaatttcatgtttttgagcactttttcataaaaccttttgtgctctttcactctctcaccttaaaaccctaaaaagtcttacttccatattTCTCTCACTAGATGGACATGTAGAAAGAGAGAGTGATTTCCCTTgttagcttgaagaattttgaaagagaattcaactacaaagaccaccaaggtgagtataagttagggttaaatttctttagttgttgataatggctaacaatggggtttgtgagtgttttatcattgaggttgtttattcactctTAAGGTAAATAGAGTAGTGTGAATAACTAGCCATTTAATGggaattggaagctagttaggaataactagtggaacttgattaagaaagagcttttggattatattaatgccaatttgggttggttgtgatgttgtgtgtgtataggttccaacaaggcctcacatgtccatttggagtattagttgaggttagagtcaagcaaaagaatcaacaagaccggtgagtgaacttgcatttcaaaatttgctttgggagatgtaaatgtatttggatgaaacatttgaatgattttatccaacctttgtttaaaaatgtgtgccggggaacaagcccttgataaaatgctttgatgttgtgaaaatgtgaaatgtgtaaaaggatgaatccatgtgctcctatattatgttggtatgtatgtatatgaatatacattgtgcattgatgaataatgttgtgtgaggatgttgaagtgtgcgagtagggagtgcacacatgatgatgttagagtgtgcgagtagagagtgcacacatgatgatgaatgcatatgtatatatatatgtgtgtgttatagaaagttatgaaaatatttgtgattgtgttgcaagttggcattgttaattgctctcaaattgcttttcatttcaacaagaaaatggcttttgatgtaacaagacccatttcaattaaaatgctATGTTTcccactgcagcgagattcattttcgctgcagtgagaaactctcgggttttgggGGTCACACTGGCTTGatttttgctgtagcgagaaactctcgagttctAGTGCAATActttcactttgatgaagattttgaccatcttcttgtccgaactgggaaaagtataaatataaaagttgtagccctgcctcttagctttctaatggttcaaaaatcaggtcaattggacttctttagtgggagatatgatagaaaaattgaaacatatgcaaactgagactgtttctcactgcagcgagaaacttgctgccatgcttgctaccttgcttgattttgacctatttttcacccatttaactttatggattgatcatgggctTTTGTAAAactatgaggttattgatcaaagtttgaaatgaggggtttttagtaagaaattaaatcaattgcattgtttttgaaacaaatgcatcatgatttccaaattccttttatcgattgcttgttcccttcttatgttcactcactgagttttatactcacgtttttaaacttcatgttttcagatttggaggtagttgggacctagattgagttgccCATGtatgctcgccttcttggtaggtactatgacATCTCAGTAGCTATACCTTCACCCaaggtcactccgctgacggtcaagggTCTGTTACCTGTGAacacgtatatgtaatgtaatccCCTAGGATCCATATTATAAGTcaattatgtatatttgattaccgATGCCgctatgagttggcaaacggGTGACATGATTTTGACAAATAAAATTGTGAGTTTTGGGTCACTAtagaatattattaaaatatttttagctCAGAATTttaatatgtggttttagaaatgatggttgggaatgatgatcgggTTTCCATAAAAAGGCTTTCTTGGGCTTAGTCGGCTatgcccattaggcccatgcacCGATCATGGCCAGGTATTTAGGCTGTGACAGGTACATTCTATGTTtcttacttgagaagtaaTGAACCGATCttataggttgaagtatagagatacttggaactagaatgtaggtgcttgcctaggagagcaagttcactgaacatgacccgccatgatgagtgcatttggtatttcactcaagtgtctatgcaatacttctcatgtgtcagttgtgtaaatactccctaaacttgagacaccaagttgttttatatgtggagtgctatgctttgatttcatccctatgggtgcctaaccaaggatgcctaAACAGGATATTTTTGGGTATAACAttaagcatgtgaaggcaaatgagtggtcaagataggaatcatcaccccaagttaTGCAGAGGACATGTCACGACCctgaacctccctcgggcccatgacaaccgtcgcgacatcttgattgacactcattacccggaatgccaaccggaaccccgtaaggcttacatatcagtttctttcctttcctgtgaacaatcgttgttaaacattccattttaaacaattaccggTAGTTTCcggctcaaataaatccaaagataaattttttttaaaaaggatttatagacaaatatcactattcaaaatattgattaaaatatagcatttttatataaaacaatatttatagaaacacgtgtaagaaatcttttgtaatgtgtaagtaaaataaattcatacatacaaaaatttactacGTTATAATGTATAATAATGGTTGCagtgacaagtggcccaaaatacacccagtgttggtgctagaaacctactgtctgtgtggtagagatgtcaactagaatcctcgacaaaatagggtatctacaagctaccacagagctaaaatgtttggaaaggaggtgggtgagatttttcaatcccaatgagtaaacagacattatcataaatatctaaaggcgagtaaaatggaggcaagtttaaacaacaaattacgaaccatttcataatgttttcaatttatttcttaaaccataaaatatttgtaatttaccaaaacagttgttaaggcttatgtcttttattaaaaacaaggctcaagctaAAACTAATtgtcggggataccttggccgaggcatctaaccgagtccgccaaggttgttataacatttacatgtgaaacacatttttatttttaaaacaagccgttccttagcgttggccgagttacacattcacgtgggggttcgacgtgaagtgagctctaatactaccccaagagttaccctcatcgcctctacaatcggagtaactatataaccgggtttaccatgcccctctaataggcagtccatgaAAACCGGTCACTACAGTGAccaacccaccaattttaataaaatttcgacagtataacgtagcttttatttatttatccagcctgcatagtaaaaacagcttacataaatttcccaatgcacttacaaaatatagccacatatactcatatctcataagccattcataggaaaatatataattttcaagacagttaacagcctccaattactcaatttcataatcaacccaatatatctttatttgtcacatttatttgtaaaacatcaaaaatcccgttttaatctcgttttcatttcataaaatacataaagagcatttaaaaataaactctagataatttacaataataataNNNNNNNNNNNNNNNNNNNNNNNNNNNNNNNNNNNNNNNNNNNNNNNNNNNNNNNNNNNNNNNNNNNNNNNNNNNNNNNNNNNNNNNNNNNNNNNNNNNNNNNNNNNNNNNNNNNNNNNNNNNNNNNNNNNNNNNNNNNNNNNNNNNNNNNNNNNNNNNNNNNNNNNNNNNNNNNNNNNNNNNNNNNNNNNNNNNNNNNNNNNNNNNNNNNNNNNNNNNNNNNNNNNNNNNNNNNNNNNNNNNNNNNNNNNNNNNNNNNNNNNNNNNNNNNNNNNNNNNNNNNNNNNNNNNNNNNNNNNNNNNNNNNNNNNNNNNNNNNNNNNNNNNNNNNNNNNNNNNNNNNNNNNNNNNNNNNNNNNNNNNNNNNNNNNNNNNNNNNNNNNNNNNNNNNNNNNNNNNNNNNNNNNNNNNNNNNNNNNNNNNNNNNNNNNNNNNNNNNNNNNNNNNNNNNNNNNNNNNNNNNNNNNNNNNNNNNNNNNNNNNNNNNNNNNNNNNNNNNNNNNNNNNNNNNNNNNNNNNNNNNNNNNNNNNNNNNNNNNNNNNNNNNNNNNNNNNNNNNNNNNNNNNNNNNNNNNNNNNNNNNNNNNNNNNNNNNNNNNNNNNNNNNNNNNNNNNNNNNNNNNNNNNNNNNNNNNNNNNNNNNNNNNNNNNNNNNNNNNNNNNNNNNNNNNNNNNNNNNNNNNNNNNNNNNNNNNNNNNNNNNNNNNNNNNNNNNNNNNNNNNNNNNNNNNNNNNNNNNNNNNNNNNNNNNNNNNNNNNNNNNNNNNNNNNNNNNNNNNNNNNNNNNNNNNNNNNNNNNNNNNNNNNNNNNNNNNNNNNNNNNNNNNNNNNNNNNNNNNNNNNNNNNNNNNNNNNNNNNNNNNNNNtcctctctattttctctcttgttctcccttatggccggccagcacttaaaatggggtttaaatgggctgacttttcattaaaataatattatatcattaaaaaaataccacgtgtcactttcccattggcccatttttaaaatttcatccatttgtttccaaattttcaccatacacttgtcccactgTCCagagcttagataaaattctcaaacttatccaaagtctcggtggagtaatttttaaaatttacacttttaccccgtaaaagtgtaaaattacatttttgcctaaaaaattgaaaaattgcccatagtcatattttttatcccttatactcataccattctccaatttgtcaaatgtgatctaaattctctcaaaatctcaaattttgtctgtgggtggcaaaattacaattttacccctacactccagaaatcaccagaattaaactttttcacttcttatcattaaattatactccaaatagttaatcttggtcaaaaatttcactccatgatcaaattattcttaggtggtaaaatgacgattttgcccctaaacattaaaatttccaattttaccccaaataaaccctcgaactccaaagaatcatttttattcattcctggactataaaatattaaatttcatcctacaattcctatttgaactagttcgaggttaaatcaactcaagtgtactgttaggtacgataccgagtttcgtcttttcttaggtgctttcttagcataataacatgctactcagtgcatgtatgtcatgacatgtgtttatagggtcgagtTTTACAGGACATATCCTAGctattcttggttgatattagcttattgaagtccttggccaaggcaacttaaagattatgaaagaagtttcataagtctttataaagctgATTTGTAAAGTCATGCATGTAGGAGGGGACAAGGGAACCAAAAAACGGCAAAGCCATGaagaaatcaacaaaaaaataaaaaataataaaaacaaaaaaaagttaacAAAAGCAAGCAAACAGTGCATACATGAAATGGACGTCAACCTACATGAAGTGGGCAAACAATGCCTAAAAAGTCCCTTGCTAGCCCGAGAACCTTTGGCCATTGTGCAAAAGGCTGCTAAAATGGACGGCTCaagcaataaaaaatataaaaataaaaaagtcaacAAAAGCATGCTGACGGGATGGCAAACACTAGTCTGCATGAGGTAAGTGAACAGTGCCCAGAAAATGACTTTTTGGACCATGAGCCCTTGGCCACGGTACCAGCTCCTGTTGAAGTTGATGGCTCAATGGCACCATCAGCGAGAAGGTTAGTCACAACGACTTTTTTGCAAAGGGAAGGAcagaaaacattaaaaaatggATTGGGAGGTCAAAACGTGGCAGTTAACATGGCTGAAGAAAGTGGAGAATACAGCCCAATAGTGTGACCGAGTGCATGTCAGATAGGGAATGCAAATGGACATATTCGGGTTATTTCATCAGAGGCATGCTCATGTGATAAAATGGAAGACTATGCTAATAATCCTTCAAACTTGGAGTTCGCCTCGAGCAAGTGCATGCACAATAAAGAACTAAGTGCTGTTTTTTTT containing:
- the LOC108660675 gene encoding uncharacterized protein LOC108660675; amino-acid sequence: MANNLSLRSILDANKLIGPNFLDWFRNLKIVLKQEKKSYVLDTSIPPVLATHASVEDKEAYQCHKDDNDQVACVMLASMTPELQKRQFCRPHLLKMIGLIKRLGQLGLAMDHELSINLVLQSLLDSFSQFMLNFHMNRLKATLPELLNMLDTVKKSIRKDKGSLLLVSSSKAHTKQQKKKAQNGKKVKSQNEKALKPKGGVKKDKDKDICQHCGKLGHWRRNYKEYLATVNKKKKLIEASDSSTIC